From Colias croceus chromosome 24, ilColCroc2.1, the proteins below share one genomic window:
- the LOC123702936 gene encoding DNA replication licensing factor Mcm6 codes for MDVADTYATQSQVKDEVGVRCQKLFQDFLEDFKEDNELKYEKQARELLKPELSTLEVSFDDVEKYNQNLATTIIEEYYRIYPFLNQAILNYVLSLAESGMKKELQGKECYVSFVDVPTRHKVRELTTAKIGTLIRISGQIVRTHPVHPELVLGTFVCLDCQTVIKNVEQQFKYTIPTICRNPVCANRRRFMLDADKSVFVDFQKIRVQETQAELPRGCIPRSLEIILRAEAVESVQAGDRYDFTGTLIVVPDVGSLSMPGAKAELTTRTKLANEGQMEGIKGLKALGVRELHYKTAFLACSVQATSRRFGTGDLATDDLTTEDMRKQMTDKEWDKVYEMSRDRNLYNNLITSLFPSIHGNSEVKRGVLLMLFGGVAKTTIEGTTLRGDINVCIVGDPSTAKSQLLKQVSEISPRAVYTSGKASSAAGLTAAVVKDEESFDFVIEAGALMLADNGVCCIDEFDKMDPTDQVAIHEAMEQQTISLAKAGVRATLNARTSILAAANPIGGRYDRAKSLQQNVALSAPIMSRFDLFFILIDESSEMVDYAIARRIVDLHCNKEETYDCVYTREDLLRYIAFARSFKPLITEEAGKILVEYYTVLRSRDGTGGGGSWRITVRQLESMVRLAEAMAKMHCSGHVTPQHVHEAYRLLNKSIIRVEQPDIHLEEEDPQYEPSMDVDQDTPNGNASEQTSTDTGSKKKLTLSFEEYKSLSNMLVVYMRKEEGEAETRGEESAGMHKSALVSWYLEQLVAQGQIETEDDLLERKTLVEKVIDRLMYHDQVIIPLSTTGLKATQKSEQEVEDDPLLVVHPNYVVDA; via the exons ATGGATGTCGCTGATACATATGCTACGCAAAGCCAAGTTAAAGATGAGGTTGGAGTTCGTTGTCAGAAACTTTTTCAAGATTTCTTAGAAGA TTTCAAAGAAgacaatgaattaaaatatgagaAACAGGCTAGAGAGCTACTTAAACCCGAATTAAGTACATTAGAAGTAAGTTTTGACGATGTCGAGAAATACAACCAAAATCTGGCCACAACAATCATTGAAGAATATTACAGAATATATCCGTTTTTGAATCAAGCTATATTGAATTATGTGTTAAGTTTAGCTGAAAGTGGCATGAAAAAAGAATTACAAGGTAAAGAATGTTATGTGTCCTTTGTTGATGTGCCAACGAGGCATAAAGTGAGGGAATTGACGACGGCTAAGATTGGAACACTCATCAGAATATCGGGACAGATTGTAAGGACGCACCCTGTACATCCAGAGCTTGTATTGGGTACTTTTGTGTGTTTGGACTGTCAGactgttattaaaaatgtggAACAACAGTTTAAG TACACAATTCCAACAATTTGCCGTAACCCAGTGTGTGCAAACCGTCGCCGTTTCATGCTGGATGCAGATAAGTCAGTATTTGTGGATTTCCAAAAGATTAGAGTACAAGAGACACAGGCTGAATTACCTAGGGGATGTATACCTCGCTCATTGGAAATTATACTTAGAGCAGAGGCTGTGGAATCTGTACAG GCTGGTGACCGTTACGATTTCACGGGCACACTCATAGTTGTGCCTGATGTAGGATCTCTATCAATGCCGGGCGCTAAAGCCGAACTCACGACAAGAACTAAACTGGCCAATGAAGGACAGATGGAAGGAATTAAGGGCTTGAAGGCTTTGGGTGTGAGAGAGTTGCATTATAA GACAGCATTCCTAGCATGTAGCGTACAAGCCACATCTCGACGTTTCGGCACGGGAGATTTGGCCACTGACGATCTTACAACTGAAGATATGAGAAAACAGATGACAGATAAGGAGTGGGATAAG GTATATGAAATGTCCAGAGACCGTAATCTCTATAATAACCTGATCACAAGCTTATTTCCGAGCATACATGGCAACAGTGAGGTTAAAAGAGGAGTACTGCTTATGCTGTTTGGTGGTGTTGCCAAAACCACTATTGAAG GTACAACCCTCCGTGGAGACATCAATGTATGTATAGTGGGCGACCCAAGTACAGCAAAATCACAATTATTGAAGCAAGTGAGCGAGATCTCACCGAGAGCGGTATACACTAGTGGGAAAGCCTCATCTGCTGCTGGTCTCACTGCGGCTGTTGTAAag GACGAGGAATCATTCGACTTCGTCATAGAAGCAGGTGCTCTAATGTTAGCGGACAATGGAGTGTGTTGTATCGATGAGTTCGACAAGATGGACCCAACTGACCAGGTTGCTATACACGAGGCTATGGAACAACAGACTATCTCTTTGGCCAAG GCAGGAGTCCGAGCCACACTAAACGCCAGAACATCAATATTAGCCGCAGCCAATCCCATCGGAGGTAGATACGATAGAGCCAAATCCCTCCAACAAAATGTAGCGCTCAGTGCTCCTATCATGTCAAGATTTGATCTATTCTTCATATTAATTGATGAGAGCAGCGAAATGGTGGACTATGCGATTGCAAGAAGGATTGTGGATCTACATTGTAATAAAGAGGAAACATATGATTGTGTGTATACGAGGGAGGATTTATTGCGGTATATTGCGTTCGCGAGGAGTTTCAAGCCGCTTATTACGgag GAAGCGGGCAAGATCCTGGTGGAGTACTACACAGTGCTCCGTTCCCGGGACGGTACGGGTGGTGGTGGGTCGTGGCGCATCACGGTGCGGCAGCTGGAGTCCATGGTGCGGCTCGCGGAGGCCATGGCCAAGATGCACTGCAGCGGACATGTCACCCCGCAACATGTGCACGAGGCTTACAG GTTACTCAACAAATCAATAATCCGTGTGGAACAACCAGACATTCATTTAGAAGAAGAAGATCCGCAGTACGAGCCTAGTATGGACGTCGATCAAGACACACCTAACGGCAAtg cgAGTGAACAAACAAGCACAGATACTGGGTCAAAGAAAAAACTTACATTATCATTTGAAGAGTACAAATCGCTCAGTAACATGCTGGTCGTGTACATGAGGAAGGAAGAGGGAGAGGCTGAGACTAGAG GCGAAGAAAGCGCAGGCATGCACAAGAGTGCTCTAGTGAGTTGGTATTTAGAACAATTGGTTGCTCAAGGACAGATCGAAACTGAAGACGATCTTTTGGAACGGAAGACCTTGGTCGAGAAGGTCATTGATAGGCTTATGTACCAT GACCAAGTAATAATCCCGCTCTCCACAACGGGTCTAAAAGCAACTCAGAAGTCAGAACAAGAAGTAGAAGACGACCCCTTACTCGTAGTTCATCCCAATTATGTTGTCGACGCGTAA
- the LOC123702939 gene encoding DNA mismatch repair protein Mlh1 encodes MAQPGVIRKLDEEVVNRIAAGEIIQRPANALKELIENCLDAKSTNIIITVKAGGLKYLQIQDNGTGIRNEDLNIVCERFTTSKLREYEDLQAISTYGFRGEALASISHVAHLSILTKTANDKCAYKASYENGKLKGPIKACAGNNGTQITVEDLFYNVIARKRALRSPNEEYTHIMEVVGGYAIHNSNVSFTLKKFGENTDIKTPNKSSVVENVRIIHGNSIARELLEIELKDATLKMSLHGYVTNVNYSHKKGCMLLFINHRLVDCVSIRKAIVAVYSTYLPKNSHSFVYLSIELDPRNVDVNVHPTKHEVQFLYEEQIIEKIKGCIENKLLSCNSSRVMYTQARLPGASAVEEIVKKTTDGAKVYAKDLVRVNSDVQKIDKFFHSAAKSVTTDAMNENERKRNEQYENIINFDTKECETNKGEINDKLDDEDMPKDNVKLPKITIHETTDDDILEDSQISEPDTKNRNTDKWKDHMNIDQANLSYVDPKESFKTRIFKYERVETKLTSVKKLRMAVEDACNSNLREILANLIFIACIDCYKTLIQHSTKLFLCDTTRLAEELFYETLLYDFQNFGFIKLTNPLPLEELFLLGLNSQDSEANAEFGDIGDMREMAKQMTKLLVAKRAMLQEYFSFEVNENGELLALPLLLDGHTPFMGALPTYLVRLVTEVNWDSEKDCFETFSRQTAIFYSQPNPSDSNEAVKSEQWKQEHIIFPAIRKYFLPPTSFVNNGAILQIASLNDLYKVFERC; translated from the exons ATGGCACAACCCGGAGTTATTAGAAAATTAGATGAAGAAGTAGTAAATCGTATAGCTGCCGGTGAAATTATTCAAAGACCGGCAAATGCGCTAAAGGAACTGATTGAGAATTG TTTGGATGCAAAATCTACAAACATAATCATCACAGTTAAAGCTGGTGGCTTGAAATACTTACag ATACAAGACAATGGTACAGGCATAAGGAATGAAGACCTTAACATAGTCTGTGAAAGGTTCACAACATCAAAATTAAGGGAATATGAGGATTTGCAAGCTATCAGCACTTATGGGTTCCGAGGCGAGGCCCTAGCCAGTATCAGTCATGTGGCTCACCTGAGTATATTGACAAAAACCGCAAATGATAAATGCGCTTATAA AGCGTCTTATGAAAATGGCAAACTAAAGGGACCGATTAAAGCCTGCGCTGGCAACAACGGCACTCAAATAACTGTAGAAGATCTATTTTACAATGTGATAGCGAGGAAACGCGCATTACGAAGCCCCAACGAAGAATATACACATATAATGGAGGTGGTTGGAGGCTACGCTATACATAATAGTAATGTTAGCTTCACATTGAAGAAGTTTGGTGAAAATACAGATATAAAGACGCCAAACAAATCTTCGGTTGTGGAAAATGTTAGGATT attCATGGAAACTCAATAGCAAGAGAGTTATTAGAAATAGAGTTAAAAGACGCAACGTTAAAGATGTCGCTACACGGATATGTCACGAATGTGAATTACTCGCACAAGAAAGGCTGTATGCTGCTGTTTATTAATCACAGGCTGGTTGATTGTGTTT CAATAAGAAAAGCAATAGTTGCTGTATATTCTACGTATTTACCGAAGAATTCACATTCCTTTGTCTATCTCAGTATAGAATTAG ATCCAAGAAATGTTGACGTAAATGTGCATCCAACGAAACACGAAGTTCAGTTTCTATATGAAGAGcaaattatagaaaaaataaaaggttGCATTGAGAATAAACTGCTCAGTTGTAATTCTTCTAGAGTTATGTACACGCAG GCAAGGTTACCTGGAGCGAGCGCGGTTGAAGAAATTGTCAAAAAAACAACAGACGGCGCAAAAGTATATGCTAAAGATTTAGTTAGAGTTAATTCTGATGTACAAAAAATCGACAAGTTTTTCCATTCAGCAGCAAAAAGTGTAACTACTGATGctatgaatgaaaatgaaagaAAACGCAATGaacaatatgaaaatataattaattttgatacaAAAGAATGTGAAACAAATAAGGgagaaataaatgataaactTGATGACGAAGATATGCCTAAAGATAATGTAAAATTgccaaaaataacaattcatGAAACAACCGATGATGACATTTTAGAAGATTCGCAAATTTCCGAACCAGATACTAAAAATAGGAATACAGATAAATGGAAAGATCACATGAATATAGACCAAGCAAATCTAAGTTATGTGGATCCAAAGGAATCGTTTAAAACCAGAATATTTAAGTACGAAAGAGTGGAAACTAAGTTAACAAGTGTAAAAAAGTTAAGAATGGCGGTAGAAGATGCGTGTAATAGTAACTTGAGGGAAATATTGGctaatttgatatttatagCTTGTATCGATTGCTATAAGACGTTGATACAGCATTCGACGAAATTGTTCTTGTGTGATACTACGAGATTGGC tGAAGAACTATTCTACGAAACATTGTTGTATGATTTCCAAAATTTtggatttataaaattaacaaatcctTTGCCTTTAGAAGAGCTGTTTTTGTTGGGATTGAACTCTCAAGATTCAGAAGCGAATGCAGAATTTGGTGATATTg gTGATATGCGAGAGATGGCGAAGCAAATGACAAAATTATTGGTAGCCAAAAGGGCGATGCTTCAAGAGTATTTTTCCTTCGAAGTAAACGAAAACGGAGAACTGCTTGCACTGCCGTTACTTctag ATGGTCACACTCCATTCATGGGCGCCTTACCGACATACCTCGTTCGACTAGTCACGGAAGTGAACTGGGATTCGGAAAAAGATTGTTTCGAGACTTTCAGTCGACAAACagctattttttattcacaacCAAATCCAAGTGACTCTAATGAAGCTGTGAAGTCAGAACAGTGGAAACaagaacatattatttttcccgccataagaaaatattttctccCTCCAACAAGCTTTGTTAATAATGGCGCCATTTTACAAATAGCCAGCTTGAATGATTTGTATAAAGTGTTTGAGAGGTGTTAG
- the LOC123702941 gene encoding glycerate kinase, with translation MAKHTFEHLLKIFQSSITPVLPENFIRKTINYNSATEQLKIFGCDHPLKNKNLYVVGAGKAVKNMALEVEKIFGSKIENGIISVPVGSKSGDNNKTLLTYLEGAKNNLPDKEAEYTSLKIKTLISTLTEKDFLLVLLSGGGSALLPLPKEPITLEEKTELVKKLANAGADIKELNTVRKRISDMKGGQLALQAQPAQVVTLILSDIVNDPLDLIASGPTVINEDPKTAALDIIHKYNLYDHLPASIRHVLEKSEDSPSFPDNVQNYIIGSNKLSIEAAKLQTKNLGYVALDLSHTITGNVKHVAKEYLKMTALFCDFMNKKIECQALKSGLDKIDLPISYDNIDELDAQINKGICLILGGETTVEVKGSGIGGRNQQLALEFSSLLHDNKNHLNADVFFLSAGTDGIDGPTDAAGAIGYLNLVAESKQENLDVDTYVKNNDSYSFYKQFRNGELHVITGHTNTNVMDIHLILIKSNISL, from the coding sequence ATGGCTAAACATACATTTGAACATctgcttaaaatatttcaaagcaGTATTACACCGGTTTTACCTGAAAACTTTATTAGAAAGACTATAAATTACAACTCAGCCACAGAACAACTTAAAATTTTTGGCTGTGACCAtccattgaaaaataaaaatttatatgtagttggAGCTGGAAaagctgtaaaaaatatggcTTTGGAAGTAGAAAAGATATTTGGGTCTAAAATAGAAAATGGTATAATCAGTGTCCCTGTTGGGAGTAAAAGtggtgataataataaaacgttATTAACCTATTTGGAGGgtgctaaaaataatttaccagATAAAGAAGCAGAATATAccagcttaaaaataaaaactttaatttcaaCTCTTACTGAAAAGGATTTTCTCTTAGTTTTACTATCTGGTGGAGGATCAGCTCTGCTCCCCTTGCCTAAAGAACCAATAACATTAGAAGAGAAAACAGAATTAGTAAAAAAGTTAGCAAATGCTGGGGCAGATATAAAAGAGTTAAATACTGTGAGAAAAAGGATATCAGATATGAAAGGTGGACAGTTAGCGCTACAAGCTCAACCAGCTCAAGTtgtaactttaatattatcagATATTGTAAATGACCCACTAGATCTTATTGCAAGTGGACCCACTGTCATAAATGAAGACCCAAAAACAGCAGCTTTGGATatcatacataaatacaatttatatgatCACCTTCCTGCTTCTATTAGACATGTATTAGAAAAAAGTGAAGATAGTCCATCATTTCCAGATaatgtacaaaattatattattggtTCAAATAAATTGAGTATAGAAGCAGCCAAATTACAAACAAAGAATTTAGGATATGTTGCGTTAGACCTTTCACATACTATTACAGGGAATGTGAAACATGTAGCTAAAGAGTATCTTAAAATGACTGCACTGTTCTGTGATTTCATGAATAAGAAAATAGAATGCCAAGCCCTAAAATCTGGACttgataaaattgatttaccTATCTCTTATGATAACATAGATGAGCTGGATGCCCAAATTAACAAAGGTATCTGCCTAATCCTAGGTGGAGAAACAACTGTTGAAGTAAAAGGATCAGGAATAGGTGGTAGAAATCAGCAGTTGGCTTTAGAATTTTCGTCTTTACTACATGACAATAAGAATCATCTAAATGCTGATGTATTTTTCTTAAGTGCCGGCACAGATGGGATTGATGGGCCCACAGATGCTGCAGGGGCTATAGGGTACTTGAATTTAGTAGCAGAGTCTAAACAAGAAAATCTAGATGTTGatacttatgtaaaaaacaaTGACTCTTATTCATTCTATAAACAGTTCAGAAATGGAGAATTACATGTTATTACAGGGCATACAAACACAAATGTCATGGATATTCATTTAATccttataaaaagtaatatttcattatag
- the LOC123702947 gene encoding uncharacterized protein LOC123702947, translating into MNENKSDFLFKAASVLSRPVENKVNDILKSYYLMRCSEFVSNYDPSSSLSKLRCSHCCLEWKRKTKCRIKSSKLSKKQKQRIKASTDPKKQSLLNCNQLEKICSFCGHVTSIDIPKFNKKVKIINQREEKKVEIPVQQDKKLPIKKQKDFSKKKEAPKNSMKPLNVYSNTSDIFSLKNENNKLKSTAKTETIKNNKKKKDKFAGLCQRAVLASAKIKQEKDKNNKLNLFLKPSS; encoded by the exons atgaatgaaaataagtctgactttttatttaaagcagCTTCGGTACTGTCACGGCCGGTAGAAAATAAAGTCAACGATATTCTCAAAAGTTATTACTT gatGCGTTGTTCAGAATTTGTATCCAATTATGACCCCAGTAGCAGTTTAAGCAAATTAAGATGTTCCCATTGCTGCTTAGAATGGAAAAGAAAGACAAAGTGTAGA ATTAAATCTTCTAAACTAAGCAAGAAACAAAAGCAAAGGATAAAAGCAAGTACTGACCCAAAGAAACAAAGTCTTCTTAATTGTAATCAACTG GAAAAGATATGTTCATTTTGTGGACACGTTACTTCAATAGACATcccaaaatttaataaaaaggttaaaattataaatcaaaGAGAAGAAAAGAAAGTGGAAATTCCAGTCCAGCAAGATAAAAAACTTCCAATTAAAAAGCAGAAAGATTTCTCAAAAAAGAAAGAAGCCCCAAAAAATTCCATGAAGCCATTAAATGTTTACAGTAATACCTCtgacatattttctttgaaaaatgaaaataataaactcaaATCAACTGCTAAAAcagaaacaattaaaaacaacaaaaagaaaaaagataaatttgcTGGGTTATGCCAGCGAGCCGTTCTAGCATctgctaaaataaaacaagagaaggataaaaacaataaacttaatttatttttaaaaccatcttcataa